A window of the Bombina bombina isolate aBomBom1 chromosome 3, aBomBom1.pri, whole genome shotgun sequence genome harbors these coding sequences:
- the CLPS gene encoding colipase, producing the protein MLPIITLLLFFSLTLAEPSESGLIFNLDNGELCLQSAQCKSSCCHREDGLSLARCASRAAEFQKCSPLHLYGVYYFCPCESGLSCEVDRTIVGTITNTDYGFCKDPNERVK; encoded by the exons ATGCTCCCTATTATCACGCTGCTACTTTTTTTTAGTTTAACGCTTGCTGAACCATCAGAGTCTGGACTTATATTTAATTTG GATAATGGGGAGCTCTGTCTTCAAAGCGCCCAATGTAAAAGTAGCTGCTGCCACAGAGAAGATGGGCTGAGCCTGGCACGTTGTGCCTCCCGAGCAGCCGAGTTTCAGAAATGCTCTCCTCTG CACCTGTATGGGGTATATTATTTCTGCCCCTGTGAGAGTGGCCTGAGCTGTGAGGTGGACAGGACCATTGTGGGAACCATCACTAACACGGACTATGGATTTTGTAAAGACCCCAATGAACGTGTTAAATAA